Proteins from a single region of Starkeya sp. ORNL1:
- a CDS encoding LLM class flavin-dependent oxidoreductase, with product MTALRPIPLSVLDLSFVSSGSSGPQALRNTIELARLTDRLGYTRFWVAEHHNLPSVASGAPDIMIGQIAAATSRMRVGAGGVMLPNHAPLMVAERFKVLEALFPGRIDLGLGRAPGTDQLASIALRRRQDADPGEDFIDRLKELMAFDTGNWPADHPFRNIKVMPVDVKLPPIWILGSSGYGGRLAAEIGVGFAFAHHFATHDVVDAMLAYRNEFQPSDRLAKPHAILALAVICAETDEEAERLAASADLAHLRRARGEYGPIPSPEEAAAYPYTETDRVYIRRNRNRLFVGSKARVAEALERMIEATQADELMITSHIHDPAAKRRSYELLAEMRGVTAGST from the coding sequence ATGACAGCGCTCCGTCCCATTCCGCTCTCCGTCCTCGACCTCTCCTTCGTCTCGTCCGGCAGCAGCGGCCCGCAGGCGCTGCGCAACACCATAGAACTTGCGCGCCTCACCGACCGGCTGGGCTACACCCGCTTCTGGGTGGCGGAGCATCATAATCTGCCTTCGGTCGCCTCCGGCGCGCCGGACATCATGATCGGCCAGATCGCGGCGGCGACCAGCCGCATGCGGGTCGGCGCCGGCGGCGTGATGCTGCCCAATCATGCGCCGCTGATGGTGGCCGAGCGCTTCAAGGTGCTGGAGGCGCTGTTTCCGGGGCGCATCGATCTCGGGCTCGGCCGAGCGCCGGGCACCGACCAACTCGCCTCCATCGCGCTGCGCCGCCGCCAGGATGCCGATCCCGGCGAGGATTTTATCGACCGGCTGAAGGAACTGATGGCGTTCGACACAGGCAATTGGCCGGCCGACCATCCGTTCCGCAACATCAAGGTGATGCCGGTCGATGTGAAGCTGCCGCCGATCTGGATTCTCGGCTCCAGCGGGTATGGCGGGCGGCTGGCAGCGGAGATCGGGGTCGGCTTTGCCTTCGCCCACCATTTCGCCACGCATGACGTGGTCGACGCGATGCTGGCCTATCGCAACGAGTTCCAGCCGTCCGACCGGCTGGCAAAGCCGCACGCCATATTGGCGCTCGCCGTCATCTGCGCCGAGACCGATGAGGAGGCCGAGCGGCTGGCCGCGAGCGCCGATCTCGCGCATCTTCGGCGGGCGCGGGGCGAATACGGCCCGATCCCGTCGCCGGAGGAGGCCGCGGCCTATCCCTATACCGAGACCGACCGCGTCTATATCCGCCGCAACCGCAACCGGCTGTTCGTCGGCTCAAAGGCCCGCGTCGCCGAGGCGCTGGAGCGGATGATAGAGGCGACGCAGGCGGACGAGTTGATGATCACGTCGCACATCCACGACCCGGCAGCGAAGCGGCGCTCCTACGAATTGCTCGCCGAGATGCGGGGCGTCACTGCCGGCTCCACCTGA
- a CDS encoding DMT family transporter codes for MPAATSSASRTFLPLPVLVAVFCVLWSSAFAGAKLALLDCPPLLLLSFRLLLAGGIMLGLAWIVDGRPTLRRRDLVALIFIGILNNAVYLGFNWTALTFTSSAYTAVLTSCLPLIVAFFAGPVLGERMSMPKWFGIGLGLVGVIIVLRSRLEGGHESLAGTMLVGLGVTALSAGTLAFKYFAPRGGVWTGTAIQGLAGGIVLAPFALGTESLGDVHVTSNLIGGLAFLVVGVSIGGYGLWFYLLTRSSATAASSLHFLMPPLGLFFGWLLLGEAVPLLDILGIVPIAIGIWLVTRPSRTAPKPVQVEPAVTPRISASNS; via the coding sequence ATGCCCGCCGCCACATCAAGCGCCTCGCGCACCTTCCTGCCGCTGCCCGTGCTGGTGGCGGTGTTTTGCGTGCTGTGGTCCTCGGCGTTCGCGGGCGCGAAGCTCGCTCTGCTGGACTGCCCGCCCTTGTTGCTGCTCAGCTTCCGGCTGCTGCTCGCCGGCGGCATCATGCTGGGGCTGGCATGGATCGTCGACGGGCGCCCCACCTTGCGCCGGCGCGACCTCGTGGCGCTGATCTTCATCGGCATACTGAACAACGCGGTCTATCTCGGCTTCAACTGGACCGCGCTCACCTTCACCTCGTCCGCCTACACCGCGGTGCTGACCAGCTGCCTGCCGCTAATCGTCGCCTTCTTCGCCGGCCCGGTGCTGGGCGAGCGGATGAGCATGCCGAAATGGTTCGGCATCGGGCTGGGACTGGTGGGCGTCATCATCGTGCTGCGCTCGCGGCTCGAGGGCGGACATGAAAGCCTCGCCGGCACCATGCTGGTCGGCCTCGGTGTCACTGCGCTTTCGGCGGGCACTCTGGCGTTCAAGTACTTCGCGCCGCGCGGCGGGGTGTGGACCGGCACCGCCATCCAGGGCCTCGCCGGCGGCATTGTCCTTGCGCCCTTCGCGCTCGGCACCGAGAGCCTAGGTGACGTGCATGTCACATCGAACCTGATCGGCGGGCTGGCCTTCCTCGTGGTCGGCGTCTCGATCGGCGGCTATGGGCTGTGGTTCTATCTGCTCACCCGCTCCAGCGCGACCGCGGCCTCCAGCCTGCACTTCCTGATGCCGCCGCTCGGCCTGTTCTTCGGCTGGCTGCTGCTGGGCGAGGCGGTGCCGTTGCTCGACATACTCGGCATCGTGCCGATCGCCATTGGCATCTGGCTGGTGACGCGACCGAGCCGAACCGCGCCAAAGCCGGTTCAGGTGGAGCCGGCAGTGACGCCCCGCATCTCGGCGAGCAATTCGTAG
- the putA gene encoding trifunctional transcriptional regulator/proline dehydrogenase/L-glutamate gamma-semialdehyde dehydrogenase — MATTTIGVKVDEDLRNRLKLAAEKHGRTPHAVIKQAIVTALERMEQGLPPDTGEDALAPLAVTPAGNPFLEFASGVRPQTVLRARITAAYRTPEPECVPQLLSEATLSKEEAASMNARARKLVGALRAKGQQGAVEGLIHEYSLSSQEGVALMCLAEALLRIPDRATRDALIRDKIGHGDWQSHVGQSPSLFVNAATWGLVVTGKLTGTTSESGLSGALTRLIGRGGEPLIRKGVDVAMRMMGEQFVTGQTISEALANSRRMEAKGFRYSFDMLGEAATTAADAARYYAEYEQAIHAIGKASGGRGIYEGPGISIKLSALHPRYARAKYDRVINELLPKVAALARLARQYDIGLNIDAEEADRLEISLDLLEALCFDEALSGWNGIGFVIQAYQKRCPTVIDFLIDLARRSGRRIMVRLVKGAYWDSEIKRAQVDGLEGFPVYTRKVHTDVSYLACARKLLGAPDAVFPQFATHNAQTLSAVMEMAGANYYGGQYEFQCLHGMGEPLYEEVVGKEKLNRPCRIYAPVGTHETLLAYLVRRLLENGANSSFVNRIADEAVSIDELIADPVHVARGIEPLGSPHPRIAAPADLFGTERRNSAGLDLSNEQRLASLAAALLAASAAPVKAVPLLGDGESGSKSATGTPRTILNPADHRDEVGTVEDATPEIVTRAMELAAGALPIWQSTQPADRAQCLFRAADIMEARLPSLLGVIVREAGKSLPNAIGEVREAVDFLRYYGAQVRDGFSNDTHRPLGPVVCISPWNFPLAIFTGQVAAALAAGNTVLAKPAEETPLIASLAVGILREAGVPPGAVQLLPGAGDVGAALVGDARTRGVMFTGSTEVARLIQRQLASRLSPEGRVIPFIAETGGQNAMIVDSSALAEQVVGDVITSAFDSAGQRCSALRVLCLQEDVADRILAMLKGALNELALGNPVHLATDTGPVITAEAKGAIEEHIARMREAGRTVEQLDMPAECAQGTFVPPTLIEIGSLSELKREVFGPVLHVLRFKRARLDAVIDEINATGYGLTFGLHTRIDETIAHVTSKVEAGNLYVNRNIIGAVVGVQPFGGRGLSGTGPKAGGPLYLRRLLAMRPDQPPLPRVEVPAPVRQWLDIIGNAMEAREVEHVFTCTRVGATIELAGPVGERNVYTLAPRGAVLCHARTECGLAIQVAAALATGNRALIDAAAPAGNTPFNLPRGLRGHVSVVRNRNAANFDVALFEGDGDGLQALNEEMAGRPGGIVLLHGASSAGLADGSESYPLELLVEERSVSTNTAAAGGNASLMTIG, encoded by the coding sequence ATGGCGACGACCACAATCGGCGTGAAGGTCGACGAGGATCTCCGCAACCGCCTGAAGCTCGCCGCCGAGAAGCACGGCCGCACCCCGCACGCCGTCATCAAGCAGGCCATCGTGACCGCGCTGGAGCGCATGGAGCAGGGCTTGCCGCCCGACACTGGCGAGGACGCCCTTGCCCCGCTCGCCGTCACCCCCGCCGGCAACCCGTTCCTCGAATTCGCCAGCGGTGTGCGCCCGCAGACCGTGCTGCGCGCCCGCATCACCGCGGCCTACCGCACGCCCGAGCCGGAATGCGTGCCGCAGCTGCTTTCCGAGGCGACGCTCTCCAAGGAAGAAGCCGCGAGCATGAACGCCCGCGCCCGCAAGCTGGTGGGCGCGCTGCGCGCCAAGGGCCAGCAGGGCGCAGTTGAAGGGCTGATCCACGAATATTCGCTCTCCTCCCAGGAGGGCGTCGCGCTGATGTGCCTTGCCGAGGCCCTGCTGCGCATTCCCGACCGCGCCACCCGCGACGCGCTGATCCGCGACAAGATCGGCCATGGCGACTGGCAGTCCCATGTCGGCCAGAGCCCGTCGCTGTTCGTCAATGCCGCGACCTGGGGCCTCGTCGTCACCGGCAAGCTCACCGGCACCACCAGCGAGAGTGGCCTCTCCGGGGCGCTGACCCGGCTTATCGGCCGCGGTGGCGAGCCGCTGATCCGCAAGGGCGTGGATGTCGCCATGCGGATGATGGGCGAGCAGTTCGTCACCGGCCAGACCATCTCCGAGGCACTGGCCAATTCCCGGCGCATGGAGGCCAAGGGCTTCCGCTATTCCTTCGACATGCTGGGCGAGGCCGCCACCACCGCGGCCGACGCGGCGCGCTACTATGCCGAGTATGAGCAGGCGATCCACGCCATCGGCAAGGCCTCCGGTGGGCGCGGCATCTATGAGGGGCCGGGCATCTCGATCAAGCTCTCGGCGCTGCACCCGCGCTATGCCCGCGCCAAATATGATCGTGTCATCAATGAATTGCTGCCGAAGGTGGCGGCGCTAGCCCGCCTCGCCCGGCAGTACGATATCGGCCTCAACATCGATGCCGAGGAGGCCGACCGGCTGGAGATCTCGCTGGACCTCCTGGAAGCGCTCTGCTTCGACGAGGCGCTGAGCGGCTGGAACGGCATCGGCTTCGTCATCCAGGCCTATCAGAAGCGCTGCCCCACCGTGATCGACTTCCTGATCGATCTCGCCCGCCGCAGTGGCCGGCGCATCATGGTGCGGCTGGTGAAGGGCGCCTATTGGGACAGCGAGATCAAGCGCGCGCAGGTCGACGGGCTGGAGGGCTTCCCGGTCTATACCCGCAAGGTGCACACCGATGTGTCGTACCTCGCCTGCGCCCGCAAGCTGCTGGGCGCACCCGATGCGGTGTTCCCGCAATTCGCCACCCACAATGCGCAGACGCTGTCCGCCGTGATGGAGATGGCGGGCGCCAATTATTATGGCGGCCAGTACGAGTTCCAGTGCCTGCACGGCATGGGCGAGCCGCTTTATGAGGAAGTGGTCGGCAAGGAGAAGCTGAACCGCCCGTGCCGCATCTATGCCCCGGTCGGCACCCATGAGACGCTGCTCGCCTATCTGGTGCGGCGCCTTTTGGAGAACGGCGCCAATTCCTCCTTTGTCAACCGCATCGCCGACGAGGCGGTATCGATCGACGAACTGATCGCCGATCCGGTGCACGTCGCCCGCGGCATCGAGCCGCTGGGCTCGCCGCACCCGCGCATCGCCGCGCCGGCCGACCTGTTCGGCACCGAGCGGCGCAACTCGGCCGGGCTCGACCTTTCCAACGAGCAGCGCCTCGCCTCCCTCGCCGCCGCCTTGCTCGCCGCCTCCGCCGCCCCGGTGAAGGCGGTGCCGCTGCTCGGCGACGGCGAGTCCGGCAGCAAATCTGCCACCGGCACGCCGCGCACCATCCTCAACCCCGCCGACCATCGCGACGAGGTCGGCACGGTGGAGGATGCCACGCCCGAGATCGTCACCCGTGCCATGGAACTAGCCGCCGGCGCGCTGCCGATCTGGCAGTCGACCCAGCCGGCCGACCGTGCCCAGTGCCTCTTCCGCGCCGCCGACATCATGGAAGCCCGGCTGCCCTCGCTGCTCGGCGTGATTGTGCGAGAAGCCGGCAAATCATTGCCGAACGCCATTGGCGAGGTGCGTGAGGCGGTCGATTTCCTGCGCTATTACGGCGCGCAGGTGCGCGACGGCTTTTCCAACGACACCCACCGCCCGCTCGGCCCGGTGGTGTGCATCAGCCCGTGGAACTTCCCGCTCGCCATCTTCACCGGCCAGGTTGCCGCGGCGCTCGCCGCCGGCAATACGGTGCTTGCCAAGCCCGCCGAGGAGACCCCGCTGATCGCCAGCCTTGCGGTCGGCATATTGCGCGAGGCCGGCGTACCGCCGGGCGCGGTGCAATTGCTGCCCGGCGCCGGCGATGTCGGCGCGGCGCTGGTGGGCGATGCCCGCACCCGCGGCGTCATGTTCACCGGCTCCACCGAAGTGGCCCGGCTGATCCAGCGCCAGCTCGCCTCCCGCCTCAGCCCGGAAGGCCGCGTGATCCCGTTCATCGCCGAGACCGGCGGGCAGAATGCGATGATCGTGGATTCCTCCGCGCTCGCCGAGCAGGTGGTCGGCGACGTCATCACCTCCGCCTTCGATTCCGCCGGCCAGCGCTGCTCGGCGCTGCGCGTGCTGTGCCTGCAGGAGGATGTCGCCGACCGCATCCTCGCCATGCTGAAAGGCGCGCTGAACGAGCTGGCGCTGGGCAACCCGGTGCATCTCGCCACCGACACCGGCCCGGTCATCACCGCAGAAGCGAAAGGGGCCATCGAGGAGCACATTGCCCGCATGCGCGAGGCCGGCCGCACCGTCGAGCAGCTCGACATGCCGGCCGAGTGTGCGCAGGGCACCTTCGTGCCGCCGACCCTGATCGAGATCGGCTCGCTCTCCGAGCTGAAGCGCGAAGTGTTCGGCCCGGTGCTGCATGTGCTGCGCTTCAAGCGCGCGCGGCTCGATGCGGTGATCGACGAGATCAACGCCACCGGCTACGGCCTCACCTTCGGCCTGCACACCCGGATCGACGAAACCATCGCCCATGTCACCTCGAAGGTGGAAGCGGGCAATCTTTATGTGAACCGGAACATCATCGGCGCCGTGGTCGGGGTCCAGCCGTTCGGCGGGCGCGGCCTCTCCGGCACCGGGCCGAAGGCCGGCGGCCCGCTCTATCTGCGCCGCCTGCTTGCGATGCGCCCCGACCAGCCGCCGCTGCCGCGTGTGGAAGTTCCGGCACCGGTGCGGCAGTGGCTGGACATCATCGGCAACGCCATGGAGGCGCGTGAGGTGGAACACGTGTTCACCTGCACCCGCGTCGGCGCCACGATCGAGCTGGCCGGGCCGGTTGGCGAGCGCAACGTCTATACGCTCGCCCCGCGCGGCGCCGTGCTGTGCCACGCCCGCACCGAGTGCGGCCTCGCCATACAGGTCGCCGCGGCGCTGGCGACCGGCAATCGCGCCCTGATCGACGCCGCGGCGCCGGCCGGCAACACGCCCTTCAACCTGCCGCGCGGCCTGCGTGGTCACGTCTCCGTGGTGCGCAACCGCAACGCCGCCAATTTCGACGTCGCGCTATTCGAGGGCGATGGCGACGGCCTGCAGGCGCTGAACGAGGAGATGGCCGGGCGGCCCGGCGGCATTGTGCTGTTGCATGGCGCCAGCTCCGCCGGGCTGGCGGACGGCAGCGAGAGCTATCCGCTGGAGCTGCTGGTGGAAGAACGCTCGGTGAGCACCAACACCGCGGCAGCCGGCGGCAATGCGAGCCTGATGACCATCGGGTGA
- a CDS encoding aspartate/glutamate racemase family protein, with protein sequence MKVIGLIGGLSWESSAHYYRIINQETRERLGGVHSARSLMWSVDFGEIERLQHDGQWDALTLEMIDAARRLERGGADFIVLCTNTMHRMASDIEGAVAIPLLHIADPTAERIKAADFTKIGLLGTAFTMEQDFYKGRLTDKFGLDVLVPDAEDRRTVHEIIYKELVAGVVRDESRDAYRGVIARLIERGAQAVILGCTEIMILVHPEDSAVPLFDTTEIHAVAAVERALAIA encoded by the coding sequence TTGAAGGTCATCGGGCTGATCGGCGGCTTGAGCTGGGAAAGCTCGGCGCATTATTACCGCATCATCAACCAGGAGACGCGCGAGCGGCTCGGCGGCGTGCATTCGGCGCGCAGCCTGATGTGGTCGGTCGATTTCGGCGAGATCGAGCGCCTGCAGCATGACGGCCAATGGGACGCGCTGACGCTGGAGATGATCGACGCCGCCCGCCGGCTGGAGCGCGGCGGCGCCGATTTCATCGTGCTCTGCACCAACACCATGCACCGCATGGCGAGCGATATTGAGGGCGCGGTCGCCATTCCGCTGCTGCACATCGCCGACCCCACCGCCGAGCGCATCAAGGCCGCCGACTTCACCAAAATCGGCCTGCTCGGCACCGCCTTCACCATGGAGCAGGATTTCTACAAGGGCCGGCTCACCGACAAGTTCGGCCTCGACGTGCTGGTGCCGGATGCCGAGGACCGGCGTACGGTGCACGAGATCATCTACAAGGAGCTGGTGGCCGGCGTGGTGCGCGACGAATCCCGCGACGCCTATCGCGGCGTGATTGCCCGCCTCATAGAGCGCGGGGCGCAGGCCGTCATCCTCGGCTGCACCGAGATCATGATCCTGGTGCACCCGGAAGACAGCGCCGTGCCACTGTTCGACACCACGGAAATCCATGCGGTGGCGGCGGTGGAGCGGGCTTTAGCAATTGCCTAG